From Penicillium psychrofluorescens genome assembly, chromosome: 1, one genomic window encodes:
- a CDS encoding uncharacterized protein (ID:PFLUO_000284-T1.cds;~source:funannotate): MRSSILRPLLALACLFIGWAHSMDLDDIDLQDIKASKVLKMIPAGKPGSCADEPMDQILQDAATLAKNAVEAIETLLEGYKIENTDENVKILNMAYISFGVKYDMYDDCNDPELDPKKPMPLVITEGRRRLQTVTYNFQGLLGKLISGKRRLKMECGDEDLRKVTTLGDLGLRPKEKTIKAYQAEMDPIKKTTDADVVGYYLSKYFSPQVKPGVYDMSTVVLAPWDKPKTFAMDNPCQRIGGFYSEDAYLMMICRRKFRLKSLKQAIKDQAHITERSNLYRALDEEETPSSVFLHEAMHWINPKIDDVFFRPEGYKQEVGAYGSYLCRLLAFDKRRVEDTVINADSYKMFAKGVTLNKIDWYPRGYERNTGM, from the exons ATGAGATCCTCCATACTACGGCCGTTGCTTGCGCTGGCCTGCCTCTTCATCGGATGGGCCCACTCTATGGACCTGGACGATATCGACCTGCAAGACATCAAAGCCAGCAAAGTCTTAAAAATGATCCCTGCTGGCAAGCCAGGATCGTGTGCGGACGAGCCTATGGACCAGATTCTCCAGGACGCGGCCACACTCGCCAAAAATGCCGTCGAGGCGATCGAAACGCTCCTCGAAGGTTACAAGATCGAGAACACCGATGAAAACGTCAAGATATTGAACATGGCTTACATTTCATTCGGAGTAAAATATGACATGTACGATGATTGCAATGATCCAGAGCTTGATCCTAAAAAGCCTATGCCTTTGGTTATTACtgaggggagaaggagattgcAAACGGTTACTT ATAACTTCCAGGGCCTCCTAGGGAAGCTGATTAGTGGTAAGAGGCGTTTAAAAATGGAATGCGGCGACGAGGACTTGAGAAAAGTGACCACCCTGGGGGATCTAGGGCTGAGGCCAAAGGAGAAAACGATCAAGGCTTATCAGGCGGAAATGGACCCAATCAAAAAGACCACAGATGCCGATGTGGTGGGATACTATCTTTCGAAGTACTTCTCTCCGCAGGTCAAGCCAGGCGTGTACGATATGAGCACGGTTGTGTTAGCTCCGTGGGACAAGCCGAAAACATTCGCGATGGACAATCCATGCCAACGCATCGGTGGCTTTTATTCCGAGGATGCATATCTAATGATGATATGCCGAAGGAAATTCAGGCTGAAAAGTCTCAAGCAAGCGATCAAGGACCAGGCCCACATTACGGAGAGATCCAATCTGTATCGAGCactggatgaggaggaaacACCCAGTTCTGTATTTCTGCACGAGGCAATGCACTGGATCAACCCCAAAA TTGATGATGTGTTCTTCCGCCCCGAAGGATATAAGCAAGAGGTTGGCGCATATGGCTCTTATCTGTGCCGGCTGCTGGCCTTTGACAAGCGTCGTGTAGAGGATACAGTGATCAATGCAGACAGCTACAAGATGTTTGCCAAGGGAGTCACTCTCAACAAGATCGACTGGTACCCAAGGGGATATGAGAGGAATACTGGAATGTAA
- a CDS encoding uncharacterized protein (ID:PFLUO_000283-T1.cds;~source:funannotate), with translation MSLTEVDTLEATIIIDNELDPLSPAHPDTVTIRGNMGSMATGSMHKLTDRGIANKEFRMDDICCAAHGLSILVTATKGDKKHSVLFDVGPEEEAWEKNVKRLRTDLSSVEVIQLSHWHRDHSGGLLRAIRMIKEAKQAKGESDNVVVDVHPDRPEYRGLAIPALPDNVISLEADPTFDEIQATGAVIDKRSDSHTVLDDFFLISGEIPRVTSYETGLKGGMRFDPEDKEWFSEEIISDERFLMCNLRGKGLVVFTGCSHVGVVNAARHAVETAPEPTPLHAVIGGFHLATSNQPQIQSTVADLKRLDPAVLMPGHCSGWRSKFAIEKAMPGCLVPCTVGIKIGF, from the exons ATGTCACTCACCGAAGTGGACACCCTCGAGGCCACCATCATCATAGACAATGAACTGGACCCTTTGTCTCCGGCGCATCCAGATACCGTCACGATCCGCGGCAACATGGGATCCATGGCCACGGGATCGATGCACAAATTGACCGACCGcggcatcgccaacaagGAGTTTAGGATGGACGATATCTGCTGTGCGGCTCATGGTCTCTCGATTTTGGTG ACGGCCACCAAAGGCGACAAGAAGCACTCGGTCCTCTTCGATGTcggaccagaagaagaggcaTGGGAGAAAAACGTCAAACGCCTGCGTACGGATCTGTCTTCCGTAGAAGTCATCCAGCTATCGCACTGGCATCGAGATCATTCCG GTGGCCTCCTACGAGCTATCCGCATGATCAAAGAGGCGAAGCAAGCCAAGGGAGAGTCTGATAACGTAGTCGTTGACGtccatccagatcgaccggAGTATCGGGGGCTTGCTATACCTGCCCTACCAGACAATGTTATCTCTCTAGAAGCAGATCCAACCTTTGACGAGATACAGGCCACCGGAGCGGTGATCGACAAACGCAGCGACTCGCACACGGTCCTGGATGACTTTTTCCTCATCTCTGGAGAAATCCCGCGTGTGACGTCGTATGAAACGGGTCTGAAGGGCGGGATGCGTTTCGATCCCGAAGACAAGGAATGGTTCTCAGAGGAGATCATTTCCGATGAACGTTTCCTCATGTGCAACCTCAGAG ggAAAGGACTCGTCGTATTCACGGgctgcagccatgtcggTGTAGTCAATGCAGCCAGACACGCAGTGGAAACTGCTCCAGAGCCAACGCCTCTTCACGCCGTGATAGGCGGCTTCCATCTGGCAACGAGCAACCAgccccagatccagagcaCGGTAGCAGACCTGAAACGACTCGATCCCGCCGTGCTTATGCCGGGCCATTGCTCTGGCTGGCGGTCCAAGTTTGCCATTGAGAAGGCAATGCCGGGGTGTTTAGTGCCGTGTACGGTGGGCATTAAGATTGGCTTCTAA
- a CDS encoding uncharacterized protein (ID:PFLUO_000281-T1.cds;~source:funannotate) → MASLRCSLRPRPPCLLSRTSIGHSSHRHVHPGRFQPFVPPSPSSLGKPTAAKSYTRTRKWLRRLVYASLATGVVWGIDTQFYASSLTRTTRTFSMGLLVALDYKINFRPHPPLASSIAAVHQRNAERLSDLLRHNGGLYLKMGQAIAMQSAILPPEFQQMFSRMFDDAPQNDWKDVEKVIREDFGKSPEEVFGVSFTGEPGKGIMERRARASASVAQVHWARLQDGREVAIKIQKREIVQQLAWDLWAFKVVTWIYSKMFDIPFYSLVPYISERLSLETDFLNEADNSETMARLVAGESRLRDRVYIPRVYRELSSRRVMTAEWVEGVRLWDKDAITRSWRGGWRQGSPGCHGTPMDAPNSNGAAAAAQSPQAALLKPERDHWKGRNQRGGLGLSLKDVMTTMVDLFSAQMFLWGWVHCDPHPGNIFIRRKPSGQPELVLIDHGLYIHMEPQFRHQYARFWKALLAFDNNTIGEVVKSWGINNPDIFASATLMRPYRGGDLSTHRGLAGLSKSERNERHYEMQQAARKAIREILGDETKWPRELIFIGRNLRIVQANNQFLGSPVNRVKITGMWASRALVESPDLPLNEKIRNLGRHVVFRLVLFTTDLFFWFTKIRQFLRLGGGMEDDIESQMQNMAKDMGVELNQNVFEG, encoded by the exons ATGGCGTCGCTGCGCTGCTCCCTACGGCCTCGCCCTCCCTGTCTCCTGTCTCGGACTTCGATCGGACATTCTTCCCATCGTCATGTCCACCCCGGCCGGTTCCAGCCCTTCGTCCCGCCATCCCCAAGCTCCCTAGGCAAACCCACCGCGGCCAAGTCCTACACCCGCACCCGCAAATGGCTGCGGCGATTGGTATACGCATCGCTCGCGACCGGCGTTGTTTGGGGGATTGACACCCAGTTCTATGCCTCGTCGCTGACTCGCACAACCCGCACCTTCTCGATGGGTCTGCTGGTCGCGCTGGACTACAAGATCAACTTCCGCCCACATCCACCGCTGGCCAGTTCCATCGCCGCCGTGCATCAGCGCAATGCCGAGCGCCTCTcggatctgctgcgccatAATGGAGGGTTGTACCTGAAGATGGGCCAGGCGATCGCGATGCAGTCCGCCATCCTCCCGCCGGAGTTTCAGCAGATGTTCTCGCGCATGTTCGACGACGCCCCGCAGAACGATTGGAAGGATGTGGAGAAGGTCATTCGCGAGGACTTTGGGAAATCACCCGAGGAAGTCTTTGGGGTTTCCTTCACCGGTGAGCCTGGTAAGGGTATCATGGAACGCAGGGCCCGCGCCAGCGCCAGTGTCGCCCAGGTACATTGGGCTCGCTTGCAGGATGGTCGAGAGGTGGCCATCAAAATCCAGAAGCGGGAGAttgtccagcagctggcaTGGGACCTATGGGCTTTCAA AGTCGTGACCTGGATCTACAGCAAGATGTTCGATATCCCCTTCTACAGCCTCGTACCATACATCAGTGAGCGTCTTTCGCTGGAGACGGATTTTCTGAACGAAGCCGACAATTCAGAGACCATGGCCCGGCTGGTTGCCGGCGAATCGCGCCTGCGGGATCGGGTATACATCCCGCGGGTGTACCGCGAGCTGAGCTCGAGGCGCGTCATGACCGCAGAATGGGTGGAGGGCGTACGGCTTTGGGACAAGGATGCCATCACCCGATCCTGGCGCGGCGGCTGGCGCCAGGGAAGCCCGGGATGTCATGGGACGCCGATGGACGCACCCAACAGCAatggcgcagcagcggcagcacAAAGCCCGCAGGCTGCGCTGCTTAAACCGGAGCGGGACCACTGGAAAGGACGCAATCAGCGAGGCGGCCTGGGATTGTCACTGAAGGACGTGATGACGACCATGGTGGATTTGTTCTCGGCACAGATGTTTCTATGGGGATGGGTGCACTGTGACCCGCACCCGGGCAACATTTTCATACGGCGTAAGCCGTCTGGCCAGCCGGAGCTGGTCCTGATCGACCATGGGCTGTACATTCACATGGAGCCGCAATTCCGGCACCAGTATGCGCGGTTCTGGAAGGCGCTGCTGGCATTCGACAATAACACGATCGGCGAGGTCGTGAAAAGTTGGGGCATTAACAACCCCGACATTTTTGCTTCTGCAACCCTGATGCGCCCCTACCGTGGCGGCGACCTATCTACACACCGCGGCCTCGCAGGCCTGAGCAAATCCGAGCGCAACGAGCGCCACTATGAGATGCAGCAGGCCGCACGCAAGGCCATCCGCGAAATTCTCGGTGATGAAACCAAGTGGCCGCGCGAACTGATCTTCATCGGCCGCAACCTGCGCATCGTCCAGGCGAACAACCAGTTTTTGGGTTCGCCGGTCAACCGCGTCAAGATCACGGGGATGTGGGCCTCGCGGGCGCTGGTGGAATCGCCTGATCTGCCTCTGAACGAGAAGATCCGCAATCTCGGCCGTCATGTCGTCTTCCGCCTTGTGCTGTTCACCACtgacctcttcttctggttcacCAAGATTCGCCAGTTTTTGAGGCTCGGCGGTGGTATGGAGGACGATATCGAGTCTCAGATGCAGAATATGGCTAAGGATATGGGGGTTGAGTTGAACCAGAATGTGTTTGAGGGATAG
- a CDS encoding uncharacterized protein (ID:PFLUO_000282-T1.cds;~source:funannotate): MRILITLLALLYLLLPVSAVAWTCLRVVSKLAARPGDLYNKFQTEICDRGCQPTVPHWDLWTRNNTYVPAVRALMGRMNVPQQEEALLKLGDEVAVIIKDQCGPELHGRHICSDPDTLADFGNCFKRNFVKAALKNIPILLPMASEELCKEQYSYLEGDDLWERVIPNNMRDYASVCDQLEEPEAESHDEL; the protein is encoded by the coding sequence ATGcgcatcctcatcaccctcctcgccctcctctATCTTCTCCTACCCGTCTCTGCAGTCGCCTGGACATGTCTCCGAGTCGTCAGCAAGCTGGCTGCCCGCCCCGGCGACCTGTACAACAAGTTCCAGACCGAGATTTGCGATCGCGGTTGCCAGCCGACAGTGCCGCACTGGGACCTGTGGACACGCAATAACACGTACGTTCCCGCAGTGCGCGCCTTAATGGGCCGCATGAACGTACCCCAGCAGGAAGAAGCCCTACTGAAGCTGGGCGACGAGGTTGcggtcatcatcaaggatCAATGTGGACCCGAGCTACATGGACGCCACATCTGCTCCGACCCGGATACCCTGGCGGACTTTGGCAACTGCTTCAAGCGCAACTTCGTCAAGGCAGCGCTCAAAAATATCCCGATCCTCTTGCCCATGGCCTCCGAGGAGTTGTGCAAAGAACAGTACAGCTATCTCGAGGGCGACGATCTGTGGGAGCGCGTTATCCCCAACAATATGCGCGACTACGCCAGCGTATGCGACCAGCTGGAGGAACCGGAGGCGGAGAGCCACGATGAGCTGTGA
- a CDS encoding uncharacterized protein (ID:PFLUO_000285-T1.cds;~source:funannotate), with protein MAERRISYAPDVENGDRHREAGDINDGGNLDEYSALNRYISTARDGRRGSTSSAGALSAGGEKKRPWYKFWGKKGDGVDEGFVCPDEWLETPLRQGLNDHDIEPRRKRTGWNELVTEKTNIFIQFIGYFRGPILYVMELAVLLAAGLRDWIDLGVICGILLLNALVGWYQEKQAADVVASLKGDIAMRAVVVRNGQEEEILARELVVGDIVILEEGQVVPADTRLICDYSKPENYETYKEYLANANDDTLKEKGEDDEDEDAREVHQGVSLVAADQSAITGESLAVDKYMADTCYYTTGCKRGKAYGIVTATARHSFVGKTAALVQGAKDQGHFKAVMDNIGTSLLVLVMFWILAAWIGGFFRHLKIATPENSDNNLLHYTLILLIIGVPVGLPVVTTTTLAVGAAYLAEQKAIVQKLTAIESLAGVDILCSDKTGTLTANQLSIREPYCAEGVDVNWMMAVAAIASSHNVKNLDPIDKVTVLTLRRYPKAREILSRNWVTEKYTPFDPVSKRITTVCTCDGVRYTCAKGAPKAILNLSECTEEEAKHYRDKATEFARRGFRSLGVAVQKEGEPWQLLGMYPMFDPPREDTAHTIAEAQHLGLSVKMLTGDAIAIAKETCKMLALGTKVYNSERLIHGGLAGSAQHDLVEKADGFAEVFPEHKYQVVEMLQQRGHLTAMTGDGVNDAPSLKKADCGIAVEGSTEAAQAAADIVFLAPGLSTIVDAIKLARQIFQRMKAYIQYRIALCLHLEIYLVTSMIIIDETVRSELIVFIALFADLATIAVAYDNAHFEARPVEWQLPKIWVISIVLGIMLAAATWIIRASLFLSDGGIIQNFGSPQPILFLEIALTENWLIFVTRGGKTWPSWQLVGAIFVVDVLATLFCVFGWLAGDWKQTHPKDPAGPGFSTDNNADIVTVVVIWGYSIGVTIIIAVVYYLLTIIPALDNLGRKTRSKADTQIENMIAHLSKLAVEHEVMEDGKSQYTLGARAVDVEDDE; from the exons ATGGCGGAGCGGAGGATCTCCTATGCTCCCGACGTCGAGAACGGCGACCGTCACCGCGAGGCCGGTGACATCAACGACGGCGGCAACCTCGATGAGTACTCGGCTCTGAACCGCTACATCTCGACTGCCCGTGATGGCCGTCGTGGTTCCACCTCGAGCGCTGGTGCTCTCAGCGCgggtggagagaagaagcgccCCTGGTACAAGTTCTGgggcaagaagggcgacGGCGTAGACGAGGGCTTTGTTTGCCCCGATGAGTGGCTCGAGACCCCGCTGCGCCAGGGTCTGAACGACCACGACATCGAGCCTCGCCGCAAGCGCACTGGCTGGAACGAGCTggtgacggagaagaccaacatcttcatccagTTCATCGGTTACTTCCGTGGTCCCATTCTGTATG TCATGGAACTGGCTGTTCTGCTCGCTGCTGGTCTGCGTGACTGGATTGATCTGGGTGTGATCTGTGGTATCCTGTTGCTGAACGCCCTGGTCGGTTGGTACCAGGAGAAGCAGGCTGCCGACGTCGTCGCGTCGCTCAAGGGTGACATCGCCATGCGCGCTGTCGTTGTCCGTAACGGTCAGGAGGAGGAAATCCTGGCCCGTGAACTGGTTGTTGGTGACATT GTCATTCTTGAGGAAGGACAGGTCGTCCCGGCCGATACCCGCCTGATCTGTGACTACTCCAAGCCCGAGAACTACGAGACCTACAAGGAGTACCTTGCCAACGCCAACGACGACACcctcaaggagaagggcgaggatgacgaagacgaggatgccCGCGAGGTCCACCAGGGTGTCTCCCTCGTTGCCGCTGACCAGTCTGCCATCACCGGTGAATCGCTCGCTGTCGACAAGTACATGGCCGACACCTGCTACTACACCACCGGTTGCAAGCGTGGCAAGGCCTACGGTATCGTCACTGCCACTGCCCGTCACTCGTTCGTCGGTAAGACCGCCGCTCTGGTCCAGGGCGCCAAGGACCAGGGTCACTTCAAGGCTGTCATGGACAACATCGGTACTTCGCTCCTCGTTCTGGTCATGTTCTGGATTCTCGCTGCCTGGATTGGTGGTTTCTTCCGTCACCTCAAGATCGCCACTCCTGAGAACAGCGACAACAACTTGCTCCACTACACTCTGATTCTCCTGATCATCGGTGTCCCCGTCGGTCTGCCTgtcgtcaccaccaccaccctggcTGTCGGTGCCGCCTACCTGGCTGAGCAGAAGGCTATTGTCCAGAAGCTCACCGCCATTGAGTCCCTCGCTGGTGTCGACATTCTGTGCTCCGACAAGACCGGTACCCTGACTGCCAACCAGCTGTCCATCCGTGAGCCGTACTGCGCCGAGGGCGTTGATGTCAACTGGATGATGGCCGTTGCCGCGATTGCCTCGTCCCACAACGTCAAGAACCTGGACCCCATTGACAAGGTCACCGTCCTGACTCTCCGCCGCTACCCCAAGGCCCGTGAAATTCTCTCGCGTAACTGGGTTACCGAGAAGTACACTCCTTTCGACCCCGTCTCCAAGCGTATCACCACTGTCTGCACTTGCGACGGTGTCCGCTACACTTGCGCCAAGGGTGCCCCCAAGGCTATCCTGAACCTGTCTGAATgcaccgaggaggaggccaagcaCTACCGTGACAAGGCCACCGAGTTCGCCCGCCGTGGTTTCCGTTCGCTCGGTGTTGCCGTCCAGAAGGAGGGTGAGCCGTGGCAGCTGCTGGGCATGTACCCCATGTTCGACCCCCCTCGTGAGGATACCGCCCACACCATCGCTGAGGCCCAGCACCTGGGTCTGTCCGTCAAGATGTTGACTGGTGACGCCATCGCTATCGCCAAGGAGACGTGCAAGATGCTTGCCCTCGGTACCAAGGTCTACAACTCGGAGCGCCTCATCCACGGTGGTCTGGCTGGTTCCGCCCAGCACGAcctggtcgagaaggccgatgGTTTCGCTGAGGTCTTCCCCGAGCACAAGTACCAGGTCGTGGAGATGCTCCAGCAGCGTGGCCACTTGACTGCCATGACTGGTGACGGTGTCAACGACGCTCCCTCCCTCAAGAAGGCCGACTGTGGTATTGCCGTCGAGGGCTCCACCGAGGCCGCTCAGGCCGCTGCCGATATCGTCTTCCTGGCCCCCGGTCTGTCCACCATCGTCGATGCCATCAAGCTGGCCCGTCAGATCTTCCAGCGCATGAAGGCTTACATCCAATACCGTATCGCCCTGTGCCTGCACCTCGAGATCTACCTGGTCACCtcgatgatcatcatcgacgagaCCGTCCGCTCCGAGCTGATTGTCTTCATCGCCCTCTTCGCTGATCTTGCCACCATCGCCGTCGCCTACGACAACGCCCACTTCGAAGCCCGCCCCGTCGAGTGGCAGCTGCCCAAGATCTGGGTCATCTCCATTGTCCTGGGTATCATGCTCGCTGCCGCCACCTGGATCATCCGTGCCTCCCTCTTCCTGTCGGACGGCGGTATCATCCAGAACTTCGGTTCCCCCCAGCCCATTCTGTTCCTCGAGATCGCTCTGACCGAGAACTGGCTCATCTTCGTTACCCGTGGCGGCAAGACCTGGCCCTCGTGGCAGCTGGTTGGTGCTATCTTCGTTGTCGATGTCCTGGCCACCCTCTTCTGTGTCTTCGGCTGGCTCGCCGGTGACTGGAAGCAGACCCACCCCAAGGATCCCGCCGGCCCGGGCTTCTCGACCGACAACAATGCCGACATTGTCACCGTGGTTGTCATCTGGGGCTACTCCATTGGTGtgaccatcatcatcgccgtgGTGTACTACCTCCtgaccatcatccccgcTCTGGACAACCTTGGCCGCAAGACCCGCTCCAAGGCCGACACCCAGATCGAGAACATGATCGCTCACCTGTCCAAGCTGGCCGTCGAGCacgaggtgatggaggatggcAAGTCCCAGTACACCCTCGGCGCCCGCGCcgtggatgtcgaggatgacgagtAG
- a CDS encoding uncharacterized protein (ID:PFLUO_000286-T1.cds;~source:funannotate) — MARLHLLSLLILAIHTIWAHSAAIQQPQLEQHSSTSRQRCQASSTHCPDGTVVVSASDQHADFTTIQAAINSLPNDTSTQTILILAGSYKEQLNITRSGPITLLGETTSPSDAAANLVTITWDAANEDSTGESVDNVYSSVMIVAPTLDASLTGSGTTGYPVPDDTPFGNRDFRAYNIDFTNTYAEYSAGPAHALSFSRANGGFYYCGFYSYQDTIYVGKLGNAYFYKSILAGQTDFLYGFGTAWIQSSEVLLRGCGGGITAWKGTNTTFANKYGIYIVDSSVHAANASVAPQIKGTCALGRPWNSQQRSIFARTYEDASIEPSGYIDWIVDGVGRYEPGITLMAEYAVSGPGFNRTGRVDGGVDTLLDPRGYEPYSTPASVFQDQEGRFGDVQWIDWETVQGGGH; from the exons ATGGCCCGTCTTCATCTCTTGTCTCTTCTCATTCTAGCCATCCACACCATCTGGGCAcactccgccgccatccagcagccGCAACTGGAGCAGCACAGCAGCACATCCCGCCAACGATGCCAGGCCTCTAGCACCCATTGCCCCGACGGGACAGTCGTCGTCTCAGCATCAGACCAACACGCCGacttcaccaccatccaggcAGCAATCAACTCCCTCCCCAATGACACATCCACCCAAAcaatcctcatcctcgccggCTCCTACAAGGAACAGCTCAACATCACCCGCTCCGGCCCGATCACCCTCCTCGGCGAGACCACCTCCCCGTCCGATGCAGCGGCCAAcctcgtcaccatcacctGGGACGCAGCGAATGAGGACAGCACGGGCGAGAGCGTCGACAACGTCTACTCGAGCGTGATGATCGTTGCGCCCACCCTGGACGCGAGTCTCACTGGCTCCGGCACCACGGGATACCCCGTGCCGGATGATACGCCGTTTGGGAATCGTGATTTCCGCGCTTACAATATCGACTTCACGAACACGTACGCCGAGTACTCGGCGGGGCCGGCGCATGCGCTGAGCTTTAGTCGTGCTAATGGCGGGTTCTATTATTGCGGGTTCTACTCGTATCAGGATACT ATCTACGTGGGCAAGCTGGGCAATGCATACTTCTACAAGAGCATTCTGGCCGGCCAAACGGACTTCCTGTACGGCTTCGGCACCGCCTGGATCCAATCCTCCGAGGTCCTTCTCCGCGGGTGCGGTGGCGGAATCACGGCGTGGAAAggcaccaacaccaccttcGCGAACAAGTACGGGATCTACATCGTCGACTCGAGCGTGCACGCGGCAAACGCCTCCGTCGCGCCGCAGATCAAGGGCACCTGCGCGCTCGGCCGGCCGTGGAACAGCCAGCAGCGGTCCATCTTTGCGCGGACCTATGAAGATGCGAGTATTGAGCCGAGCGGGTACATTGATTGGAttgtggatggtgtcggCCGCTATGAGCCCGGGATTACTCTCATGGCGGAGTATGCTGTCTCCGGGCCCGGGTTTAATAGGACCGGGCGAGttgatggtggtgttgataCCCTGCTCGATCCTCGGGGCTATGAGCCGTATAGCACGCCGGCGTCGGTGTTCCAGGACCAGGAGGGCCGGTTTGGGGATGTACAGTGGATCGACTGGGAGACTGTGCAGGGAGGAGGACATTGA
- a CDS encoding uncharacterized protein (ID:PFLUO_000287-T1.cds;~source:funannotate), protein MTPRTILLEPVHSLCNAFTTQAPVSTLLSTFTTQPTPLAHEHGLPQLAPFLGRSFSGTDGVTRYFQLLADLLEITAMTFEPDDNWLVDDACMGVSLRGSATFKWKATGQAWDETFMYRLALATDVSSDPGKKGRLLVWEYRVWADTGAAYLARLGRLGELVTGDGGAGMGKGGVEGIHVPGLDDDVKKKDVADETETRSSRDRKRSGCQDVLGEGLNVYGSCG, encoded by the coding sequence ATGACACCGAGAACGATCCTTCTCGAACCCGTCCATTCCCTCTGCAATGCCTTCACCACGCAGGCACCAGTCTCAACTCTCCTCTCAACCTTCACCACCCAACCAACACCGCTAGCCCACGAACACGGCCTCCCCCAACTAGCCCCCTTCCTCGGCCGTTCCTTCAGCGGTACAGACGGAGTAACGAGGtacttccagctcctcgcggACCTACTAGAGATCACAGCCATGACTTTTGAACCCGATGACAATTGGCTCGTCGACGACGCATGCATGGGTGTCTCGCTGCGCGGGTCTGCGACTTTTAAATGGAAGGCCACCGGCCAGGCGTGGGATGAGACTTTCATGTACCGCCTTGCGTTGGCGACAGATGTGAGCAGTGACCCCGGGAAGAAGGGGCGGTTGCTTGTTTGGGAGTATAGGGTTTGGGCTGATACGGGTGCCGCATATCTGGCCAGACTGGGGAGGTTGGGCGAGCTGGTTactggagatggaggggcagggATGGGTAAGGGTGGTGTGGAGGGGATTCATGTTCCGGGACTAGACGATGAtgtgaagaagaaggatgtgGCGGACGAGACGGAGACGAGGAGTAGTCGGGATCGGAAGAGAAGTGGGTGCCAGGATGTGCTCGGGGAAGGATTAAATGTGTACGGATCTTGTGGATGA
- a CDS encoding uncharacterized protein (ID:PFLUO_000288-T1.cds;~source:funannotate), translating into MDGKEIDAKAKSLTKAATQNEPASVILSMLKDLQKGVRATEDLLRQTRIGIIVNKFKQHKSPEVARLSGEIVSKWRNEVNKQKTGGASATNRGSSGSPRPAQNGAATSSSATTSDKASKLSVAPDKRTWKADAVDTNQTGNKVRDSCLGLMYDGLCVGSTESPKAVLAKASAVETAAYDSLGPETKEEYRTKIRSLFQNLKNKSNPMLRVRVMSGEISPDHFIRMTHDELRSAEQRDADEKIKKENMDKAMVAQAERSISTSLQCGKCGQRKVTYTEAQTRSADEPMTLFCTCLNCGKSWRQ; encoded by the coding sequence ATGGATGGCAAAGAGATCGACGCCAAGGCAAAGTCCTTGACCAAAGCCGCGACGCAGAATGAGCCAGCATCGGTGATCCTCTCCATGCTCAAAGATCTACAAAAGGGCGTCCGGGCAACAGAAGACTTGCTTCGACAGACACGCATCGGCATCATTGTCAACAAATTCAAACAGCACAAGTCCCCCGAGGTGGCACGGCTGTCCGGCGAGATTGTGTCCAAGTGGCGGAACGAAGTGAACAAGCAGAAGACGGGTGGCGCATCGGCCACGAACCGAGGCTCCAGCGGGTCACCGCGGCCAGCACAGAACGGGGCGGCCACGTCCTCGTCAGCCACGACGTCGGATAAGGCGTCGAAGCTGTCCGTGGCGCCGGACAAGCGCACGTGGAAGGCGGACGCAGTGGATACCAATCAGACGGGCAACAAGGTGCGCGACAGCTGTTTGGGACTGATGTACGACGGGCTGTGTGTGGGATCGACAGAGTCACCGAAGGCGGTTCTCGCCAAAGCATCTGCTGTGGAGACGGCGGCATACGACTCGCTGGGGCCCGAGACGAAGGAGGAGTACCGCACGAAGATCCGCAGTCTCTTCcagaacctgaagaacaagTCGAACCCGATGCTGCGCGTTCGCGTGATGAGCGGCGAGATCAGCCCGGACCATTTTATCCGCATGACACACGACGAGCTGCGCTCTGCGGAGCAGCGCGATGCCGAcgaaaagatcaagaaggaaaacatgGACAAGGCCATGGTTGCGCAGGCCGAGCGCAGCATCAGTACCAGCTTACAGTGCGGCAAGTGCGGCCAGCGCAAGGTGACCTACACCGAGGCCCAAACGCGCAGCGCCGACGAGCCGATGACGCTGTTCTGTACGTGCCTGAACTGCGGCAAGTCGTGGCGGCAGTGA